In uncultured Desulfuromonas sp., the genomic stretch AAAACAAGGTGACCATACAGCACAAATAGATCTTGGTCTTTTATACTATTATGGTGATGGTGTAGTAGAAAACAAATAAACAGCAGCACAATGGTTTATTAAATCTGCAGAACAAGGTAATGCAGTTGCTCAACATTACGTTGGATGGGCTTTTGCTCATGGAGAAGGTCTTGATGTAAACAAAAAGAAAGCGCTATATTGGTATCTGAAATCTGCAGAGAACGGACATATTGACTCACAAAACAACGTCGCTAATTTCTATTTGCGAGGAGATGGCGTCGAAATAAACTACCAAAAAGCAAAATACTGGTACTTAAAAGCTGCGGAACAAGGAAGCGATTACGCACAATATGAACTTGCTGTTATGTATATACTCGGAGAGGGTGTAGAGAAAAACAAACAAAAAGCAAAAGATCTATTAATCAAATCAGCCGCTCAAAAAAACAAGAGCGCTGAAAAGGCTCTAGTCGCTATCGGACTAGAGGATAATGCGGAAAAATTTTCCAAAAAACGCATGAGCGATGTTTATGCTATAGCAAGTCTACTTGAGGAATTCAAAAAAATTACCGGACATTATCCATTTTATACTCAGAACGAACCTGTCCAAGAAGGATACAAAAAAATTGGAACCCTTGTAACCATAGGCACTTCTACTGCCGAAGAACAATTATCTAAGGAACCAAATCCATTTCATATAAGTTCTACCAAAGCCTATTCAAGTCATTTGAAAAGAGAATTAGAACAGAAATTGGAAAGAAAAATAGAACTACCTACTGATCCACAAGAAGTCCCTATCTACGCTCCGAACGCATATTATGTGTATTTTCCAGCTGAAGATGATGAATATCTAGTAATGGCTTTTTTATATAATCCTAATGCTTTTACATATGAACTGTTTAATGCTCATGCCAACGTGTACGTTATTGCATCGTCGCCTGTTATAAGCGAATATAGGTTCTGGAATAGCGCTGGGATAAAACCGCGCATATTCAAATATATAAAGCAATAATAAAAATATTTTAGCTAACAATCGCATCAAACGGACGGCAAGACCACGGCGGTCTATTGAAGTCTTGTGTTACGCACTAAAATCATAGGTAGCTTTAAGTTAGTAGCTACGCATCCTTGCCGCCTCTTATGCAAACGCTAGGTTTCAGAAATAAATACGAAAAGTAATCCCCCGGCTTTGCCGGGGGACCCTAATAGTTTGACGGTTCCTGGATTATGCTCCACCCCGTCACCGGGTTTTGTGTTTTTGACTTTTGTGATTGCGTTAAAGCCCCTTTGAGGGGCTAGCAATCACTAAAGCCCCCGGTTTGACCGGGGAATATTTACTAATTTCCCCGGCCTCAAGATCGGATATCGCCTCCTTGGTGCAGAGGAATACACTTTGCTTTGGCCCAAAGAAAAGGGCGGTACGTTTTCGGTTTTATAACCATGGGGTAGAGGCGGATGCGAAATTGCTGGCTGCCATTTCTGTGGCGGTATTCCGCGTGCTCCTCACCCCAAACGATAAGTGGACCGCTCCGCGCTCCACCCATCAATGGCGTTCGAGCCGACTTCGGTTCTCGGACCGTAAAATATAAACTCATTTTCCGGGCCAGCGAGCCTTGCGGCTCAACAGTCCGGCCCCTTCGGTGCAAACAAATGAAATTTGTAGCTGCCCTATTCATCCTTTTACTTGCGAGTTCAAGCTTTGCTTCTGAAAAAGCAATTGACTACGTACTCGTGAAAAAAGTTGAACGGACGATGCAATTACTTTCAGGAGGAAAAGTAATTAAAGAATATGACATTGCCCTCGGGGCTAATCCCGTTGGCCACAAACAACAAGAAGGTGACGAAAGAACACCCGAAGGTAAATACACTCTGGACTATAAAAAGGAAAACAGTTCATTTTTTAGAGCAATTCATATTTCTTATCCGAACGAAAAAGACAAAGAAAGAGCTAAGGCGGCAAATGTCGACCCCGGCGGTCTAATCATGATCCATGGCCAAAAAAACGGTTTTGGTTGGTTGGCTTGGGTAAGCCAGTGGTTCAACTGGACTAACGGGTGCATTGCTGTGACTAATTCGGAAATGGCAGAAATCTGGGCGCTGGTCAAGGTTGGAACACCCATCGAAATTCAACCATAACAGGCTGTTGAAAAACAGCCTGTGGAGCCTATGGACAGGCGATCAAAATCAAGGACAGCTTTTCAAGTATCTGGTTTTGTAAGCAAGGCAGAAATCGAATTTTCGGCTTATGCCGTTGAAAAGGCCCTGGATGGGACTTTTTCAACATCCTGCTAGCGGTAGGTGCTTTTATCGTTTGAGCCATCAATGCGGCGGGTTTCTACAGTGCCGTAGTTTTCCAGACAGAACAGTTGGTCGATTGTTGACGATTCACTTATGTGTAAAATGAAGAAAACATAGCCAATGGATAAAAAATTATTTCTTCTCCCCGGCCTCGATGGTACGGGAACGCTGTTTGATCCGTTGCTGCGAGAACTGCCGACAAAATGCGTTTTAGAAGTGATCAGTTATCCAACTGATCAACCGCAAACATTCGAACAGCATGTGGAGCATGTTGCAGAAAGATTGCCGAAACACACCCCGATTATCTTACTCGCAGAATCATTTTCCGGCCCCGTTGCTATAGAGATCCTGTCGTCAGGTGAATTTCAGATTGAGCGGGTCATCTTTGTTGCGACCTTTGTCAAATCTCCTCAACCAACCATACTCGGCGTGGCGAAGCACTTGCCCCTTTCGTCATTGTTGCAACTGAATTTACCGAGTGTGCTGGTTCGGTACTATTGTTTTGGGAAAAAAGCGACAGAAACACAAATAGAATTATTCAAAAAAAACGTAGGAAAAGTTGCGCCAGAAGTCCTTGCACAGCGGCTCAAAATTCTCGCGACGGTCGATTTAACAAACAAACTCAAAGACATCAAAGTACCGTGCTGCTATATCCAGGCAAAAAACGACAAGCTGGTTTCATCTGGCGCTGTGACCGATTTTGAAAAAGGGATAAAAAAGCTAAGAGTCCATAGGATAAATGGCCCCCATCTTATCCTTCAGGCCGAACCGAAAGCGTGTGCTGAAGTTATTTGCCAAGAAGTAACATGACAACTGGATGGCGGTACGTCGATGGTGAAAAGGGAATCTATAAATGAATAAACCAAGAAAATGGTGGCTAGCAGGGCTCCTGAGCCTTTTTGAGCCAGGCCTTGGCCAAATATATAATGGTCAGGGTAGAAAAGGGCTGATTGTTTTTTTGCTACAGTTTTTGCTGTTTCCTGCAATGATTCTTGGGCGGAACAGTGACAACTTAAAGCATCTTTTGATCCTTCTTGTCATCGTTATTGCCTTCTACTACCTGTTTGTGGTGATTGATGCAATCAAAGTTGCTATAGGGTTCAGGGCAAAGTACTGCGTGAAAAAGTACAACAAAATCAGTGTCTACATACTTGTCGTTGTCTTGGCGGGCATTCTCAACACGACACTTTCCGCACACATCAAGAATAACTACGTTCAAGCCTACAAAATTCCTGCCGCAAGCAATGAACCTGCATTGTTGGTCGGTGATCACATTCTTGTAGATCGCCATACGACTGCACGGACTCCTGCTTTAGGAGATCTTATCGTTTTTGAATTTCCCAAAGGCCCTAAAAGAGATTTTGTAAAGAGGGTTATCGGTATAGGAGGTGACACGATCGAGATACGAAATAAAGCTGTATTTCGCAATGGGGAAAAAATGAATGAACCATACGTTGTTCATCGTGAATGCAAAACAATACCCGCAGAGACCAGCCCTCGCGATTTCTTTGGACCTATCAGAGTTCCTGAGGACAGTTATTTCGTCCTCGGTGACAACCGTGATCAGAGTTTCGATAGTCGGTTTTGGGGGGGCGTCGATAAAAAGAGAGTAAAAGGAACAGCAGAACGGATATATTGGTCTTGGAATGCTCAAAGTGCTTCTGTTCGTTGGAAGCGCATTGGCAAAAAAATATAGGAAAACGCTCAATCCTAGAAGAGAATTGGCCTGTTGAGCCAGGAGCGGAAAGAGTGCCTTTCAATATTGAAAATGTGAAAAAAACAGAGCACCTGAAGTTGATAGAACTCTGGGAGTCATCCGTTCGAGCGACACATGATTTTTTGAAAGAGGAAGATCTCGTCGAACTTAAACCACTGATTCTTGAACAGCACTTTGATGCTGTCGATTTGAAGTGTGCCAAAACCGCTGAAGGTGAAATTGTCGGGTTTTGCGGTGTCCATGATCGCACGATTGAGATGCTGTTTATTTCACCGGACGCCCGTGGAAGTGGCGTAGGTGCCTTGTTGGTGGCGCATGCCATTCATTATCAGGGCGCATCTAAGGTTGATGTTAACGAACAGAATCTCCAAGCTCTAGGATTTTATCAACATATCGGCTTTTCGGTCGTTGGTCGCTCGCCTCTTGATGGTCAAGGCAAACCTTATCCTTTGTTGCATATGGAGCAAGACAAAAAAGTGTTATTGGGCACAATGTTGAAGTCAGGGAAACCGACAGAATCAGATCCTGAATTATAATATTCCTCTGAATCAATATTGTAACTCACGACCTGCCCTTCGTATTGACTCGAATCAGATGAGGGAATTTTTTTTGCCGAAAACTGCCGCTTGCCAAGGTAAGAAAAATCAGCTATCACATCGGGCATGAAACCTTCCCCACAAGCATTGATTGATCTCTACGAAACTCGTATGCCCTACGGAAAATACGCCGGAGTCCGCCTAGTCGACCTGCCAGAACCCTATGTGGTGTGGATGGCCGGTGAAGGCTTCCCCGCCGGACGGCTGGGACGACAACTGGCTGAAGTGTACGAGATCAAAATCAATGGCCTTGAATACTTGTTTGATCCCTTTCGTGGCAATATTGCCTAACAGGCTGTTGAAAAACAGCCTACGGAGCCCATGGACGGGCGACCAAAACCAAGGATCGTTTTTCAAATCCTTGATTTTGTAAGAAGACGGAAATCGCATTTTCGGCGTGCGCCGTTGAAAAGCCCTTGGATGGGACTTTTTCAACCCCCTGCTAAATCCTGCCGCTGAGATGAAAACTGCGCTCCACCATGGTTCTGGTGAAGTTTGATGCTCAAATTTTGAATCCATCTGCTGTCGTTGGTCGAACGTGTCGTCAAAGACTCCCTTGCACAGCGAACTCTTTACTTTTTAAGCTGCTTCGGATAAAAGTTAATCATTAATTGCTCCTTAAATATCCATGCGTCTGGCATGTTCTGAATGAACACCACAACTGGATGTTTGAAAAGTTTGATCTGGTTCAAGGCGGTTTTCCATATTTGCCGTAAAATATCGCGATAGGTGGAAAATATTGAAAACTCAAAACATGGAAAATTGGTTTCCATGTTTGTCCTTGACTATCCCAATAAGTGGAAAATAGTCCATTCTATAGGGTGTGATAGATGGAAAATTTTCCACCTATCAATACTGTTATATGCCAAAGGCGAATCATGGAATACGATGATAAAATAAGAAGCAAAATGGGGTTGGTCGTTTGCCTTAGAGACATGGGTAATGGCAACAGTCGTATATTCATTGATGATGTGAAATCAGATCAACAAAAACTACCTATAAATTGGAAACATGATTACTTCTATACCTTTACGCCAGAATTTAATAATAAAGTTATTGATGAAATGCAATTATCTGATGATGATTTCCAAAAGATTGGGGAGGCAGTGGTTGCAAGGCTGCTTGCTTTAAATGCAGGGTAAAGTGAAGTTTGCATATAACAAGTCAGCCCAGTCCGACGCGCTAATGCGCGGCTGGCTTCATCCGTTATGTTGGGAAGAAATTTGAAGAAAATCATCCTCATATTTATTGCTACGATATTTCTTATTAGCATTGGAGTTTATTTTTACTTTTCAGACAAAGAATATGTATTCAGTTTCTCAGAAAGCCAAATCCGTGAAAAACTTGCCACCAAACTTCCTCTTAATAAAAAATATCTCTTATTTTTCGAGGTTAGACTCGACAATCCTCGGGTTTCACTTACAAACGGGTCCAACAGAGTTGCAGCAGGTCTAGATGTTATTCTAAATATTTGGATTGATAAGAACCCCAAACCTTTAGGTGGTTCAATAGACGCAACTGGTGGAATTAAGTATGTTAAAGATAATGGTGAATTATTTTTAACAGAACCAGTGATTGAGCATCTTTCTATGCAAGGAATTCCAGATAAATATACAAAGAAAGTAAATCTGGTTTTGACTAAAGCTCTATCTGAATACTATGATTCACACCCGATATATGTATTGAAACCGACAGATGTTAAAAAAGCGGCAGCTCGTCTTGTATTAAAAAATGTAATAATTAAAGATCAAAATCTTGTTGTAGTATTAGGCATATAAATAAGGCAATTAGTCAACAAACAGGATTTTGCAAGCACGCGAAATCAGTGATTTCAACGTTATAAGTAAAAGGGATTGTCGATGTGAATTGTTTTTCTCATAACAATGAGCCAGCTGTTGGAATATGTAAGGCTTGTCAAAAAGCTGTTTGTGCTAGTTGCGCAATTGACACGGGACGAGGATTGGCGTGCTCGACTGAGTGTGAAAATGAAGTAAAAGAACTGAACATGATAGTAGATAAAAGCAAACGAATTTACAGTATAGGAACATCGTCTAAGATTCCTCCTACAGGAGTTCTTATGTTCTTGTTCTTCGGCGCTATATTCACTTCTGTTGGTGTGTATCAATATATTGAAAGAGACTGGTTTGATTTCGTGTCAATCGCAATGGGCCTGGGTTTCATTGCATTTTCAGCATTCACATATATTCGCAATAGAAACCTTAACTTAAATTGTTAGTTCTTTTGGCTCGTCAGCAAAATCTGTGGAAATACATCGGTTCAGGCAACTTGCCAAGTTCATGATATAGCGCGATTTGCAGGCATTTGAGCGTTCTGAAACCATAGGCTTTTCTCATAGTGAGTTTTACCTTCAGGTTCATGCCCTCAACCGCACCGCTTGATATTTCGCCTTTAGCCCTGAACCAGTTGAGGATCAGCGGCTTGTGCCTGCGTAACATTCTTGCGACCTTCTTCATCGGCTCAAGATCGGTTTGCAATGTTCGGGTCACCCAGTTTTCGAGGAACTTTTCAGCGAAGTCGAATCGCTGGTATTCCCAGAATCGCTGAAAATCCTCGCGCAGCAGGTAGCCTTTGATCGACGCCAGGTTCAGTTTGAGCAACTCTCCCAAACTGGAGGTCTGCTTCTCCGAGAGATTCTCGGGCCGTTTCAGCAGCAGCCAGCGTTTATGTTCGAGAACATTCTGCTGACCATCAGCCTTGAACTGCTTGACCTCGCTGCGCTAGATCTCGTCAATCGCCTCGTTGAACTTCCGCATGATATGGAAGCGATCGAGGACGTTCAGCGCCTGCGGAGCCTTCTTGGCGATAACCTTGAGGTACGCGGCCCACATGTCGCTGCAAACGAACTGGAGTTTGGCGCTTCGTTCCGGGCCGAACTCCTTGAAAAATCGCAGCAGCGTCTTGGCTTTGCGCTCAGGACCACTCCAGAGTAAGCGCCTGGCCCCGGCATTGACCTGATAGACCAACGTCAGGTACTTGTGCCCTTTGAAAACGGCAACCTCGTCAACACCGATCTCGGTAACGCCTTCAAGGCTTCTGTGGGCGAGACCGTAATCGACGACGAACTTGACGGCCCGGAAGACCGTGTCCCAACTGGTTTCAAAAACCCGGGCGGTCTCTTGCCAGGAACGCCGTTTCGCCCAACGAGCCAGAAAAACTTGGTAAGCAATGGTCGTTCGCTCTTTCCCGTAGGCCCAAGGCAGCGCCTCGACCTTGACACCATGCTCCGGGCAGTTAACCCGGCGCGGCGCATAGCGAAAAAAGGCTTTGAATGTCCAGATCGGCAGATACTCGAACAACCGTACCGGCTGCCGGTCATAAACCGCGCATCGTTTCAGACACTCAGGGCAAATCGGCCGCCTGTTGCGGCGCGGTTCAATGTCAATGACCAGGGCTTCCGTACCGCCAACCAGCATGACGCAGACGGTGGGGTATTGGATGTTTCTCGCAAATCCATCCTAATCCCTCAGGGGGAAACAATGCTCTATTTTTTACCGCCGCCTACCCACAGATTCTGCGGAGGAGGCTTAATAATAAAGTTATTGATGAAATGCAATTATCTGATGATGATTTCCAAAAGATTGGGGAGGCAGTGGTTGCAAGGCTGCTTGCTTTAAATGGCAGGGTAAAGTGAAGTTTGCATATAACAAGTCAGCCCAGTCCGACGCGCTAACGCGCGGCTGGCTTCATCCGTTAGGTTGCAAAAAAGGAGGGGGCAAATGTCTTGGACTTGTCCATCGTGTGAAAGCGAAGAAAATAGCGAATCTTCTATTCGGTGCTCATGTGGTTACGAAATACAAGACACCACAGAACCCAACTACAATAAAATCGGTGGAGCACTGATATGGCTGACAGTTGTCAAGAAGAATATTCTTTGCCTGCCCAACTGATTCAGCGGTTTTATTCTGTTTATGTTCCATGGCACTTGCAGGGGCGGAACCGTTGTTGCGACGGCTCATCAGACTGATATTCGCGGGTTGGATACCGCCAGACTTGTCTTCGTCGCGGAGCTGCCTCTGTCTAGTATCGTGAGTTCGGCCAAAGGCCTTATCCAATAGTGCTCACGAGGATTCTCCTGACCGTGGTTGCGCCCCTTCAACTGCCATGGAATGTATGTTCTTGTGCGTTATGCTTTCTCCTGCCTATTTTGGAGTGTTTTTTCTGACCTTTGTTATACCACTTCCGGAATGTCAACCTCATGGGCGATGGCCCACATGAAGGCACAGAGTTCCCGGGCGATGGCCGTTACAATCACCTGCTTGCATTTTCCCCGTTCCAGCATGTATTTGTAGCGGGCACAGAGCCGGAGTTGGGCTTTCCAGGAAATAGCGCAAATCTCTTGTGATAAACCTTCTTGGCGTTTATGTAACACCCGACTGATGCGGGCAGGAAGGCGGTAAGCCCAGGCTGCTTCCACAAGAACCCGGCGCACATGGCCATTACCTGTCTTGGTGATGGCGCCTCGTTTCGTCTTCTCGCCACTGGAGTGTTCCGATGGAACCAGACCAAGATAGGACATCAGTTCAACGGGACTATCAAAACGTGTCAGGTCGCCGATTTCCGCAACTGTGGTCGCAGCAACAATTAAAGAGACACCGCGTAGTGACTGATAGGCCTTGGTGACCTCAAACATACGCCATTGCGGCAAAAGTTGCTGAATCTGATCCGTAAGGCGTTTCACCCGGCACGTGCTCTCAGTTAATGTGTCGACATATTCCTGAAGAGCGATTTGCTGAGCGGGATGGGGCATTTTAATCTCAGCGATCCACCGCATATGGGCCTGACTCCAAGGAGTTCGTCCGTTGTATCTGAACCCATGCCGAAGCAGGAAAGCCAGAATGCGCTGCTTGGCTTTTTTCTGCGTTATTTTGGCATCTTCTCTCGAGCGGGTGAGATCCCGCATCGCTTCATCTTCCGCCGCAGGGACAAAGACGCCGGACAGTTCACCGGCCCGATGCAGGCGGGCAAGCATCTGCGCATCCCGGCGGTCATTTTTTATCCGCTCGCCGCTTTTCCTTGGAATCTTTGAGGGGGCCACCACCTGGCAATCGAATCCCTGAGCTGTCAGGTGGCGGTAAATCTCATAGCCGCAAGGACCGGCTTCGTAGACAAAGTGCAGTTCAGCTCCTTTTGAAATAAGTTTCCTAACCACCTTGTCCAGAGCAGACAAGTCACCGGCAATTTCACCGTATCGGCGAACTTCGCCAGTGCGACCGTCCTCGGCAATGGCTATCTCAATAGATTTTTTATGGACGTCCAATCCGATAAACATGCTAGAATTTTTCAAGACCTGCCTCCTTGGTTTTGGCTCTGTGTTGGGGTTATTAAAATTTCAACATAACCCACGTTTGCAAGGGGCAGGTCCTTTTTTGTTTCTAACTGTCAGCCATTATGTCTAATAATCATAGCTCTTGGCCTTATCTTGACGCCGATCTCGTATCTAATTCCATTCAGAAAAAGACTGGAAGGAATAGAAATATTTACTCCAGAACTGTACATTACAGAAGGATTACAGGCTTTTATTTTTGTCCTTATCCCTCTACTTCTTCTGTACATGCTTTTCAGAAAAAAAAGAAATTTCCCCAAACTATTAATTGGTTATTATGCTTTTGGCTTTCTTCTGGCTTTAGGAAATTATTTCATTGTAAAAGCCGCAGCTCAAAGCCCTGAATACTACCTAGTGTCCATCCGGAAACGTTAACGTGCTAATTTTACAAACGAAAGCAACATTTTAAGCTTTCAAGAATAGGCGTATTCTGCAACAATGGTGAATGTAACCACCTGATATTGAATGACAATCATCTTTTCAGGAGGCATTCAATGCGCCAAAAACGTAACCCCCAACTGAGCCTGTTTATGACTGTCAACAATACCCAGATCGGTAAAGAATTGGAGCAGATGTCACGAATCCTCGATGACACTCCAGGTTTGCTTCAAGTCGTTTTTGATGATCTGGTCAAGACCAAACGGGCCGATACCGGTCGTCAGGGGTTGACCGCCGAGCAGGTCTTGCGCTGTGCCGTTCTGAA encodes the following:
- a CDS encoding tetratricopeptide repeat protein is translated as MDSQNNVANFYLRGDGVEINYQKAKYWYLKAAEQGSDYAQYELAVMYILGEGVEKNKQKAKDLLIKSAAQKNKSAEKALVAIGLEDNAEKFSKKRMSDVYAIASLLEEFKKITGHYPFYTQNEPVQEGYKKIGTLVTIGTSTAEEQLSKEPNPFHISSTKAYSSHLKRELEQKLERKIELPTDPQEVPIYAPNAYYVYFPAEDDEYLVMAFLYNPNAFTYELFNAHANVYVIASSPVISEYRFWNSAGIKPRIFKYIKQ
- a CDS encoding L,D-transpeptidase family protein; this encodes MKFVAALFILLLASSSFASEKAIDYVLVKKVERTMQLLSGGKVIKEYDIALGANPVGHKQQEGDERTPEGKYTLDYKKENSSFFRAIHISYPNEKDKERAKAANVDPGGLIMIHGQKNGFGWLAWVSQWFNWTNGCIAVTNSEMAEIWALVKVGTPIEIQP
- a CDS encoding alpha/beta hydrolase; protein product: MDKKLFLLPGLDGTGTLFDPLLRELPTKCVLEVISYPTDQPQTFEQHVEHVAERLPKHTPIILLAESFSGPVAIEILSSGEFQIERVIFVATFVKSPQPTILGVAKHLPLSSLLQLNLPSVLVRYYCFGKKATETQIELFKKNVGKVAPEVLAQRLKILATVDLTNKLKDIKVPCCYIQAKNDKLVSSGAVTDFEKGIKKLRVHRINGPHLILQAEPKACAEVICQEVT
- the lepB gene encoding signal peptidase I — protein: MNKPRKWWLAGLLSLFEPGLGQIYNGQGRKGLIVFLLQFLLFPAMILGRNSDNLKHLLILLVIVIAFYYLFVVIDAIKVAIGFRAKYCVKKYNKISVYILVVVLAGILNTTLSAHIKNNYVQAYKIPAASNEPALLVGDHILVDRHTTARTPALGDLIVFEFPKGPKRDFVKRVIGIGGDTIEIRNKAVFRNGEKMNEPYVVHRECKTIPAETSPRDFFGPIRVPEDSYFVLGDNRDQSFDSRFWGGVDKKRVKGTAERIYWSWNAQSASVRWKRIGKKI
- a CDS encoding acetyltransferase is translated as MPFNIENVKKTEHLKLIELWESSVRATHDFLKEEDLVELKPLILEQHFDAVDLKCAKTAEGEIVGFCGVHDRTIEMLFISPDARGSGVGALLVAHAIHYQGASKVDVNEQNLQALGFYQHIGFSVVGRSPLDGQGKPYPLLHMEQDKKVLLGTMLKSGKPTESDPEL
- a CDS encoding DUF3820 family protein; its protein translation is MKPSPQALIDLYETRMPYGKYAGVRLVDLPEPYVVWMAGEGFPAGRLGRQLAEVYEIKINGLEYLFDPFRGNIA
- a CDS encoding DUF1439 domain-containing protein, which produces MKKIILIFIATIFLISIGVYFYFSDKEYVFSFSESQIREKLATKLPLNKKYLLFFEVRLDNPRVSLTNGSNRVAAGLDVILNIWIDKNPKPLGGSIDATGGIKYVKDNGELFLTEPVIEHLSMQGIPDKYTKKVNLVLTKALSEYYDSHPIYVLKPTDVKKAAARLVLKNVIIKDQNLVVVLGI
- a CDS encoding IS110 family transposase, with amino-acid sequence MFIGLDVHKKSIEIAIAEDGRTGEVRRYGEIAGDLSALDKVVRKLISKGAELHFVYEAGPCGYEIYRHLTAQGFDCQVVAPSKIPRKSGERIKNDRRDAQMLARLHRAGELSGVFVPAAEDEAMRDLTRSREDAKITQKKAKQRILAFLLRHGFRYNGRTPWSQAHMRWIAEIKMPHPAQQIALQEYVDTLTESTCRVKRLTDQIQQLLPQWRMFEVTKAYQSLRGVSLIVAATTVAEIGDLTRFDSPVELMSYLGLVPSEHSSGEKTKRGAITKTGNGHVRRVLVEAAWAYRLPARISRVLHKRQEGLSQEICAISWKAQLRLCARYKYMLERGKCKQVIVTAIARELCAFMWAIAHEVDIPEVV